The following is a genomic window from Rhododendron vialii isolate Sample 1 chromosome 9a, ASM3025357v1.
CATCTCCAAAGATGTTAACCAAACCGATCGTGACACGTGTCCCACTATTGTACACAAACTGCTACGTGTCATCCTACCATTTGGCAAGACAAATTTTCATTTACCGCGGGAAGGAATTCATATTTCCCTCTCTCCTGCCTCGTCCCGCCTTTAGAAAAATGCCATGGCGCAAATTAGCATGTAGTAGTAGTGGGGTAGAAACAGCAACTTGGTAACGTGTACCATTGTGTATTTTGGGTGGAAACGTGAGAGCCTCCACAAAACTAGCTGGTGGCTACCCTACGCCAGAAAGCGTAGCTTAGCATTGGCCCCTTTACTTGATAGTTGagggaacaaaagaaaagacattCTATTTGCCTTCGTAAAAATTAATATAGTATCCGTAAGGACCGTAAGTAGTTTAGTATATAAACACTCTGTTTAAGGTTGCTTTCAATGGCGAATCAGCCCCGAACCCGCAGGAGGGTCCACGCAATTCGCCGGGCCTCCGACGGAAGCGCCTTCCAGAAGTGgtatgcctctctctctctctctctctctctctctctctctcatgggtTTCTAGATACATTTACGTTTGGGTGTACTCACATTTTGCAGTAATTTATGTGGGGTTTCGGTGGCGGTTGCTCTGGCTGATATGCACGACTGTGAATCCAAGAAGAATGCGAAGAGATTCAAAGGCGAATGTATGAATCGAAACAACGTAAAGCAGAGGTTTCAAGACCAACCCAGATCGCCTTTTCGCCTTTTTATGTACACACTTCCTTCCTTCCATTACTGTCActgttttttcaatttatcaAAATCTTGCTTTACTCTTTCATTCCTTTACTATTATTCACTAGAAAAAGGTTAATAAGGGTTGGGTTGAAGATTAGGCGCTCTGTCTCCAAACtttgtatctatatatatatgttacatGTAGAGACAATAGACGGACACATAATGAAATGATGTTGGGCGGACGAACTTTTGAAAAGATCCATACTATTTTCACAAAATAGTAATACCAAAAAGATCATCGTTGAACTTGTCAGTCAACTTGGATGGCTGAACCTATATAATTTTCTATGATTTCGTCAAAAATCTACtagcgtaaaaaaaaaaaaaaaaattttgaaacttgagTAGGACGGTTGCCCTTGTCTATTCGTCTCTTAGTCCGTTGACTTCAATTAATGGAGTTTTAATCGGTCACAATTCTCTTCGTTTATGTAGTAGGTTAGAAAAAGAAGCGGAAATGACTGTTTTGTACCAATCATGTCTGGATGGAATTACGGATATTCGCAAATTTATCACTTTTTTATCGATAATTTGGGTATATTTTCACATTATAAAACCAAGCAATTTGTTTCTCAATCTTTGGTAAGGAACAAAAACATGATAAGTAAAAGAATTCTAATTGTCACAATTTCTCACCTTTTCTCCCCCACATTTGCAATCCAACGATTCCAAACATGACAAACTAGTTCTTTTTCTTGCAATTTCCCAATAAATCACTCACTGGTTAGGTTGGTGAACAAATTTCTGGAAATCTGGTCCTAATTATTACTCCAGTATTTTTGAATACTCAAGTCAGTAAGTTGTCTCTCATTTGATGTGATTTTAATAGGGAAAGCTTTTTGAAGTCTTGTAAGGCTAGACATCGGATTGAAGTTGATCGTAAGGGGTTTGAGACCTGGAGGAACATGTCAAAGAAGGTGATTACCGATTACTTTCATTAAAAATTCATTAATGAATTGGCTAGTTGCGTGCTACATTTGTACTTTCATTTGCTCATTTATAGATGACTTCCAATTTATCTGCATATGGTTTTAGGAGAGGCTGCCTTATGTTCTTCGAGCTGAAAAAGTGAACTCAGTTTACACCAAAGGTTTACTTCAAGAGGTTGAAGACATGGCGTGGGTAATCTCTATTCAGAATCTAATAACATCGATCTTCTGTATTAAATTCTTGAGCTTGAATCTGCTCTAACATCTTTTCTTCTAAAAAGTGGCGGTTAACTTGGCAAAGGGATGCGATTATAGTGATAATTTTCTTTCTGTAATGTTCATGTTGGCTGGGGAGCTTTTGCCTAGTCTTCCAAATTTGAGGTTCCTAAAATGCTGATGACCATTTGCAGGCAGATGATGAGGCAGATTCAGCTGAGGTTGGGAAGTATGATAAGGTTTGTCCATTAGCTTTCTAATCTGCTGGCTAGTTTACATACTTCGCCATTGTTGCCCATCATTTTCCTACCATTTTTGCCGTAAATGATTTTCTATTCTCTCTTTGAATTGAACATAGTATTATGAAGATGACTCTGAAAACTCTGATGGGTACGAAAGCTTCTGGTCGGTAAGCAGTGAGACCGACGTCTTGTATTGCGACCCCTTCCCCTTCATGAAGTTTAAATCACGTGCCCGTGCATCCAACTGGGAGTGGTGAAAATCCAGATTCGAATCGATTTTGGTGCCAATAATCAGAAGGCAAGTCATTTTGGCTATTGTAAAGCAACAGGGTTATAGGATTCTAACCAGTAGTTTTCTGTTTTCGCCTTTGGTGTAGTTTTGAGATGGGGGGGaagtttttttgttcaaaatggtGAGTTTTTTGCTAGTAGCTGATTTTGGGTAGTTCTCTTCTCTGCTGGGGGTGTATTTGTGTTCATGGGAGTACTTGATGTCTCCATTTACTTACTGAAAGACAAGGGAAGCACCAATATTTGCTAGTACAGACATATCTATGTCTGTAGACAATATTGTGGATTTTGACAAGGCTAATTGTCTTTGCTGGATTGGGAAAATACTTAACTGAACTGTGCACACAATTGAACTTCCAGTGTGTGAAAATTTTATACTCCTACTCAAATTATACCATAAGCATGAATTTGGGGtctcaatttttatttgtttgactTGATTTATATAGAGAATAAGAGAAGTGAGAAGTAGTTCAACTTTATTTtgtacaaaagaataaaaaatactgaGTTAGTTTGCTCTCCATCACCAACTTTAAAGATTTTGTATACTTGAAACAAACACATTTAGCAACTTCTTCGCAACTGAAAATGAAAACTGAACCTGAATACCGGATgaaaacaaaacctaaaattCTCAACAATCGCAAAGGGCTCTCTCACCAATTTGAAGCATTGTTGAGTATAGATGAAGTCAATATAGATTATTTTCGTTTCTTGTTAGGCAATAAGCGAGAAGGAACCAAAAGCCAAGAGCTAGAAAACCATGACCGAGATGAGAGTGCACGAGCACTATTGAGATTCAGGCCGAAATTCGGATGAGTGAGTTGTAACTTTGAGGGATCTTGAGGTGGAAGAAACCTGGATGGGAAAGCCCACAGAGGCATGGTGGGTGACGATATAGAGAAGGTTGGGGTAGAAAGGGTTAACAGTGAGGCAAACGAGGCAACAAAATCGAGGAGGAGTTCAACAAAGTGTACGAGTGCCAAGTGGACGCGTCGAGGTTTAGGCCACCCCCGTAGAGCGAAAGTCCCAAAGGGCCGAAATTTTATGACTCTCTAGCATGGATGTAAATTGACGCTTGCATTGATGTGTACAAAACCATAGTCCTAGAatgcctttatataggctacaaaacttgaaaactaaaaaatttaaacaaattatAAAGCGGTTCTGCTAACAAGTGCCCCCGGGGCACAAGTTAAGGTGCATTATAAATAGAAGATTCTTCAACCATAAGATTTCATTACTATTAATGCAATTTTCTAAAAGGAAAATCAAAGAACAATGTAAATGCATATCGGAAATGATACTTACACGACTATTTTAGGATGTAATAAATATCTTACCATAATGATATATTTGATACTTTTTGCAAATAATATATATCCATTGAACAATAGCACGTCTCTCTACAAGTATTAATTAAAGAACATAACACGTTAAAATTAAAGAACTAGGTTTCAAAACTGAAAGCAAAAGGGTTATAAAAGCCAAAACAAAATCTTAGAAAGCTACAATActattattgacaaaaaaaaataaacaaagaaaaaaagaaagctaCAATACATGAAAGAAATTTCATACCAGAAATATCGGTGGAAGGAGTCAAGAGGAGGTGGAAAGTAATGTGTCAATTGTCAAAGTATTTTGGaccttttttttgtattctttgccatttattttttgaaaagcttCAGAAATGGAAAATGGCGAAAGGGAGCAGATTCTTTCTAGAGATAATATTAAATGTTGAGAAATATTTCATGTATATTACACCTTAGCTTGTGTTATGGAGGCATTGGTTAACACTTGCCCTCATGAAAATATGAATAACAAGAAAATCAAGACTAACTAGGAAACATGAAGAATAATCTAGAAAAGGAAGGGAAAGTATATTAACACAATTGTTTACCATAGAAACATGCATATGTGGCATTATTTCATTGGCGAATGAGTTTAAACATAAGACCTGCAAATCAGGGCATGTGGCATTATTTCATTGGTGAATAAGCTTAAACAAAAGAATTGCGTATCATTAGTCACCAATAATAGAATGCCACATATACATATTGTATAAATGGTTCTCTTAGTAGCCTTCCCCAAACAAGAAACATAATATTAAAACTTCGAAAACATGCTAACACAGGAGTATTTTTCCTAATATTTTTCTAACATGATCACACAAATGAGACCGCGCGGGCCTCACATCAAGTCCCGCGCTCTACCCGACCCGATCGAAActgtttttcatcaaattttggattaCCGAAGCGGATTTGGAAGAAAATTACTACTCGTAATAAAATTCAATTAAGATCAGTGTACGACAAAAACCGCCCCTCACCCATCCCCACTCGCATGTGTTCAAGTAGAGATCGATCACAGATCGAAATCACATTAGAGGATTATAACCTCTTATTTGTGGGTGGTTTCTACCTTCGGCAACCCCTCACTTCTTCGAAAGAAGTTCTGGAAAACCCAAATTAGAGTTAAACCACCATTTAGTTTTCTGGTGGAAGTTACAAGTACAACTATTGGCTCGTGGGCCTTTGACACTCagagcccgtttcagaaactttcttattttataagtatttattttggagctttgttccataaaatccaaataagcagcttattttcacattttcaaactcaaaaataatgtaaatgaaaaataatttttcaattttttttgcaccgtattaaaggtctcaatgagatctatcaaacaagatccatagtgatagaaaaattatttgcgtaaacacattatttttaagcttgaaattacctttttaaaaaataagtacttattcaccAATTTGTGAAACacaccttattattagacaaaaaataaattcttattccGGTTCTAGAACGGGCCCTTAATCACATACTAACCTTTTTACCCAGATATTTTGCCATTAAGCCGCCCAAGATAAACAAAGCCCACACCCAACCAGCTCTTCATCATTATCTACATGATTCAATTACAGCTTCTGTCCTAAACAATGGAACGCACCATtttcaccaccacctcctcctcctcctctccacTCCCTCTCAGAACGCCGTCGTCTAACCCGATTCGCGGCTCACAATTCCCACCAAAGCTCAAATTAACGGTACTCTCTATACCCATCTTGTCCAAGCCCCTCTCTTGCATGTTTTCctcttctatatttgtttaattgcaaagctgaattttgattggaaacagaGATTAAAGCGTTCGAGCTCTCTGGGTTATGATCGGAATCGTCGTTTAGTTGTAACCAACGCTTCTGGGTCCGACGGAAACGGGTCGGTTAATGGGTTCTCTACCAACCCACACAAGATTTTCACGGAAGAGGTACTTTGTCCTTCCGAGGCCTTCAAGTTCTAGACTTTTAGTTCCTGGGTATTCATACGTTCTTAGCATGTTGTATGCTTAATTTGtgttgtttttgaattttgttaacGGGTCCAGCTTTGACCTTGATTATTTTGGTACTAGATGGCCGGGCACATGCGACGTGTTTGCAAATCATGTTATGCAAAGaaggaaaagaggaaaatgTTCAATTGGGCTTAATTTCTAATGAAATCTGAATTGTGGAAGTAGAAAAGAGGGGAGAAGAAAGCAGTTTTTTTAGGAAGGAAAAGAGGGGAAATGTAGTCTCCAACCCTCAACTCAAATTTCATGTCAAAGTGAGTGGCAATCTGAATATAAGTGTATAACCTTCATTGTGCTATGAACTTCAATCAGCATCCACATGTTTTAGCATAAAATGAGTAAAAGTTTTATTATTGAGTCAATGACATACTGGTAATTTGGAAGCCACAAAATGGCATTGATATTTGAGTTGGGAACGAGTCTCCCTTTATTTTGATAAAACTCATTCTAAATTTGGAGTCATGAGATGCTTTGGGTGTTATTTACTAGATTTAATTTTGGGTCACCTTTTGAGTAAGGAATGGAAGATGATCTtagtcttcttttttaaattgttgGAGGTTCTGCCGAGGGATATTGATCAAGTTGAGAGCATACCGCTGATATGAATTTGTACCTTTCAGGCAATTGGTGCTGAATATGGAGAAGGCTTCGAGACTTTCAGATCAGATGGGCCTCTTAAAGTTGATGTGGTTAGCAAAATTCTGTGTCCTTTAATGCATATTCCTACTCTCAGCACGTATGCATCTAGCCATCTACAAATTCAAATTGATAAACTTGATTTTACTCAACAATGATCGTCCCAACTACTTGGAATTGGCTTCATGAACCCTGCTTTTCCATTCTGTTGCATCAACAGCTTAGTTTGAGTTAACATGAAcaaataactctctctctctctttttctttttctttttttttttgtgtgttattTAGATTTCTTAGTATTTGTGGCCTGGAATTCATATACTTTAATGTAGTTCCTCGTGCTGCAATGGCCTTTTTTTAATGCTAATCGCCCAATGGGTGGTAAATATAAACATCATTCCAAAAGATTATTCCTACTACTTGGGCTTGCATTTGTGAATcccaattttccattttgcttgATCAAGGGGCATACTTTGAGCTAAACCATGAGCATATATCTTTGTGGGTTAGTTCTCTGTCCTGGGAATTATGCTTTGTAATGGGTCATGCTGCAATAGAATTTTCATTTTGCTTATGGGTTTGTAACATTATCCCGTATAGGATTTTCTGAATGAAAAACTCCAAGAGGGATTTCTTAAACGAATCCGCTATGCCATGAAGCCTGATGAAGCATATGGTCTTGTTTTCTCTTGGGACAATGTGGTGGTAAATTTTCTAACTTTGGGCTCATCTTACTCAATTATGTTCGGAAGCCATGATGATTCTATTCAAAGATTGCAACGCATTCAGAAGAAAAGTTGGGATAACATGGATTGGAAACAACTGTATATTTGTTAAGCTATCTATAATGAAATTGACATGGGAAAAGCAGTGCCTTGCTAACACT
Proteins encoded in this region:
- the LOC131300943 gene encoding high mobility group B protein 7 isoform X2 → MANQPRTRRRVHAIRRASDGSAFQKCNLCGVSVAVALADMHDCESKKNAKRFKGECMNRNNVKQRFQDQPRSPFRLFMESFLKSCKARHRIEVDRKGFETWRNMSKKERLPYVLRAEKVNSVYTKGLLQEVEDMAQMMRQIQLRLGSMISIMKMTLKTLMGTKASGR
- the LOC131300943 gene encoding high mobility group B protein 3 isoform X1, which translates into the protein MANQPRTRRRVHAIRRASDGSAFQKCNLCGVSVAVALADMHDCESKKNAKRFKGECMNRNNVKQRFQDQPRSPFRLFMESFLKSCKARHRIEVDRKGFETWRNMSKKERLPYVLRAEKVNSVYTKGLLQEVEDMAWADDEADSAEVGKYDKYYEDDSENSDGYESFWSVSSETDVLYCDPFPFMKFKSRARASNWEW